The sequence below is a genomic window from Aspergillus nidulans FGSC A4 chromosome V.
CTTAGATTTATACATATTACACATAGGTAACATTTAGATTCAAATATATTTTGAGTATCTGCTGTgactagacttgttaaactATGGGTTGGGTCGGTTTTCGGCATACCCTGATCCGCCCGGCGGGGTTTGGAGCGGATCAGTAGATAACCCATAAACCCCGCCAAGCATAAAACTAACTATATCTGGTTAGATTAGGTCAGTGGAGCTATAACCTACCCAAAAACCCTATAGCCCAGAGCATAAAAAGAGTAACTTGGTTTGATTCTACTAGCATTGAGATCTCGATcagacttgttaaacccaacccgcgaaacccgcgaaacccgccccgacccgccaaggattgggttgggttagaccttctaataaTCCCATTGGGTTTGGGATACTTTTGGCTGcgccaaagcccggcggagcaacccgccGGGTTGCCAAGACACACCTAAATAGGTATCATACTGTATTTTGATTACATTTATATACGTAGATATGGGACGTGCTCGAGCTCACAGCAGGATAAGGAcaaagctgcagaagagaatAGCAGGAGTAGAGGAAGCCATGAATACCGAAACGCGACTGCTGAGGGTGTTACTGAGGATGTGCTCAAAATCACAGCAGGTAATGAAGGGAGTGGGACAGAGGTGATAGCACTGCTTTCGCATAAACTGAGGAATCCGATCCCATATTAATGGGAGATCTAGTTAATGCCGCGCAGGAAATGAGAGAAATGAAAAGAAGTGACATCGATGCTTATGGCGCACCTTGGGGATCGTTTTCAGTAGACCCCTTTCGGTCTGCAAGCATGCTTCCGCCTCCTGATAAACTGGACGGCAAACCAAACTCTGCATTTCGCTGGGGTTGAACACCACAAGCGCAGCGGCTTGGGGCGGTAGTATTCGAGCGGTTTAGGCTCCTTGATAGAGTCTCCTGCGGAACTGTCAAATTAACAGTTCCTGGACGCCATTGAACGTAGAGTCCGCCAAAGCCATCATGAGATCATTCATTTCCATGATTGCTCATGATCACGGCGCGTAGGACCAAGACAATGCAAACTATCGACAAAAAAATCCTAAATGATAAGCCAGTCTGTATCTCCCAGCGCCTGAGAGTATTGGAGGCGGATCTGGTATGAGGATGA
It includes:
- a CDS encoding uncharacterized protein (transcript_id=CADANIAT00002784); its protein translation is MKLGQWSYNLPKNPIAQSIKRVTWFDSTSIEISIRLVKPNPRNPRNPPRPAKDWVGYGTCSSSQQDKDKAAEENSRSRGSHEYRNATAEGVTEDVLKITAVNAAQEMREMKRSDIDAYGAPWGSFSVDPFRSASMLPPPDKLDGKPNSAFRWG